The sequence GAGAATACTTGGGATGGAATTCTAAGAATTTGACCTTTGTAAACTGTACTATTGAAAGCTTACAGGGCCTATGTTATATTGATAATCTTGTAATGAAAAACTGTCAATTGTTAAATACTACACTGGCATTTGAATATTCTACAGTAGATGTACATATTAACAACACTATTGATAGCGTAATGAATCCTTCTGCTGGTAGAATCTGTGCAGAGGGCATTGGTGAATTGATTATGGATGCAACAAAGATAAATCCTGAGAGAACAGAGATTAGCTATATGGAAGCAGAAAAGTTATAGAAAGATTTATACACGCAAATGGTAGTAAAATGAAAAAAATCGTATTTATATTTTTTACTCTTGTTATCATGTTTACTTTTGCTGGATGTAATAATAATATAGAAAACAATGGACATTCATCATCTGAAGCATCTGGCAATTCTAAAAATAAATCAGCTGATGAACACAATACAGTTCCAATAGATAATAAGAAGATAACACCAGTGGATAATGAGAAAAACGTAACACCGGTAGATAATAAAAAGGAGGCAGCACAAGTGGAAAAAATGACTACTATGAATATAACAGTGGACAACAAAATATTTACTGCAACTATCGAGAATAATGACACTGCTAAAGCATTTGTTAAACAGCTTCCATTAACAGTGTACATGTCTGACCTTTATGGCAATGAAAAATATAATTATTTGTCAAGTAACCTGCCAGGCACATCATCTTGTCCGGGCAAAATTAATGAAGGTGATTTAATGCTTTATGGAAACAACTGCCTTGTTCTTTTCTATAAGACATTCAATACTTCATACAGCTACGTAAAACTTGGACATATAGATAAAACAGCAGGACTTGCTGAGGCAGTAGGGTCAGGCGAAGTGAAAGTTGCATTTTCAGTAAGCAAATAAAAATAAGAAACATAAAAGACTAGGAAGCAACTTGCTATAGTTATAGCGAGTAACCTCCTAGTTTTTTTATATTTATATTAATAAGGGTTATAAATCATATTAGATACTACATTAATTAATACAACTAGACACTTACCTGAGTGGGATTCTAGTAAAGCTCAATTAACAATAAAATTAAGGCTACTTTGAATAGTGTTTACGGGGTTACATATCAAGGTTTAGTAACTGTTCCATAAAGATTTGTAGGAAGTTTATCTAGTGTTATTACATATGGACTGTTGTAAATAGCACTTAGACGAGCAGAGTCGTTATAAGTTGGACTTGTAATGAAATCGCCATACCAAGGGCAGAAATATAACCACCATGCTCCTTGATTAACAATGTTCTGAATGTCTGGAATTACATCATTTTCTGTCATTGCTACCATCTTTGTATCATTTGTGTCATTTACAAGTGATAGAAATGCTGTTGTTGCAGCACTTGTTTTCCAAGTGTAAGGAGAACCTTCATATTTATCATAGCCAACAATATCTACATATTTATCTCCTGGATACCATTGAGCTGAGTTTGCATAGGTATAAAGATTTACTTCCCATATTATATTATGAATACCGTATTTTTCAGTAAGAGTAGTATAAAGAAGCTGCCAAAGTTGCTTGTACACTTCTGCTCCTGAAGAACCCCACCAGAACCATGCACCAGAACCATTGATATTATTGTTACCTTCAGCTTCGTGGAAAGGTCTGAAAAGTAAAGGAACATTAGCATTTTGTAGAGTTTTAAGTTGTTTTGCAAGATCATCAATTGCAAGCATCAAGTAAGCATATTCCTTTGTTGATTTGTCTAGACAATTAGAAGCTTTAAAGCTAGAGGTTGGTTTGTAGGTACAATTTTTCCAATCTAACTTATCACCAAGTTTATAGTTTGCAAAATCAGTTGGTATATTGATATGCCAAGATGAAGTTGCGATGCCACCACGTTGTTTTACCCATTGAATGATACGGTTTGTTGTGCCGTCCTCCCATCCGTATAAAGGATTGTAGTTCATCATGTCAAAACCTCTAATTGCAGGATATTTACCTGTTTTGTCATGGATATAATTAAATTCGAGTTCTGCATCTCCGTTATTTCCTCCACCATAAATTTCTTGTTGTCCAGAAAGAATATGATTTCCGTAAACGCTTGTAAGATACTTTTTAAGGTTTTTTGTTTCTGTGGTTGCGTTTACATCACATGGAGCAGAGTCAACCTTTAGTGCAGGCATTTTTGCATAGTCAAAGGTTACTGTGTCGTAAAGTACAAAGCCCCAACTTCCAGAAGAACCAATTTCTATTTTTGTTTGTCCAGCTTGAAGATAAAAATATCCAAAGCTGTAATCAGCCCAGCCACCCTTGTTTGGAATATAGAAATTACCTTGTGCTACTCCGTTGATGCTAAGAACCTGAAGTCTAGTATCACCCTTGTTTCCAAGATACATCCAGCATCTTGTAGAAACTTCATACATGCCATTTTTAGGAACTGTAACATTTAAGGTTACTGTCCCTGAGTTTGCTGCCCATACAAATCCGTCTCCTGAATATCCAGGATATTTAGTGCCATAAACATTGTTGGTAACTGTAGCCCCATTACCAAGAGTACAGGATTCTGCTTCCACTTTTATTGGGAGGGAAGAGTCTGCTTTTGCTGGTGTAGATCTAAACACTAGCAAAGAGCACACTAATGCAAACGTTAACAAAAGGGAAAGTGGTTTGAGTAAGTTTTTTTTCATTATAGATTCCTCCTTAAAATAATATTTTTTTAATAACTGAAGTTAATTAGATGGAACTTTACAAGTTATTATTGTAAAGTTTCTGTGTCCTATAAGTTATATTTTAATTCATTATAATGTAATATAATCAAATAATATCCTAAAGCTGCTATTTTTTTTCTTGAAATAATAGACTGATATTATTGTGTTTTTAGGCTCTTAAATTTATTTTTTAAGCTTAAAATTACGCAAATAAAAATTTCAATATTCTTTACACTTTAAATTATAGAGTTTACTAATGCTTTTAGTTACTTTACATATAAGTCTAATTGTTATAAGAATTAAACTATTAAAAAATAATCATAAAACTTTTATATAATTAAACAGTCAATCTTAATATATTTTTTAAGTGTATAATAATTCGATATTTTTCCATATTAACTAATTTACATTACAAGAAAGAGCAGCCTTATTTATAAATTGAATAAGGCTGCTCTTTTCTTTAATTAAACATTATGTCATATTTTTATATTTACTTATCTAGAGTGATTGCTTTTTAGGACTTAATTTGAATAGTATGATTCCTATAAATAATTTTATAAGTGCATCTATAATGCTAAATATAGCAAATGATATACTAATTAAATATAGGCCAATACATGAATTTATAATTAATAATATAGCAAGTAATAATGCTAATTTTCCATGAACTAATGTGAAAGGTATGAAGTGAATACCAACTGCCAATAAAACAAGTAACCATATAAGTCTATAATTGCCTGTCCCACTTAAAGACATGCCGATAATTGGAGTAACTACAGCTATAAATAGCATTGAAAATTTAGAAGCCTTCTCCTGCAATGGAGTTGATTCACCAACAGAAAATCTTTTTCTAATTTTCTTGTTAAACATTATGCCTATCATGCTCATAGCATATCCAACAATAAATATCCAAACATTAGGATATTGATCAGTTCCCAAAATTATTGATATTATCATGGTAATACCTACACCTATAAGAAATAAACCAAATACCCGTTGTCTTGGATAAGGATATATAGATTTACTTAATGCAGTTTTATCTGTTACCATAGTACTCCCTCCTTAAATTAATAACTTCTTTAAAATGCACAATATTTTACAAAACAACAAGAAGTTACAGATTCTATTTGCTAATTATAACATTAATTTCAATATAATTGAATACATAGAGTTCACTTTCTTTAATTTAAAATTACTTTTCATTTCTACTTAAATATATAGCAAATTTTAAGGTTAATCTTTAAAGAATTTTCTACAAGTTATCTGTATCTTTTTCAGCTTCTTTATGTAAAAACTTCATAGCCAGTTCTTCTCTTAATCCCGGAACTTCAGTAGTTCCTTTTTGCTTAGCAATTCTGTAAAATTCACATTTATAATTAATTCTTTCAAGTGCATTTTGTAGAATTGCAATTTGTTTTTTAGTCTGTTCTTTTTGATGGAGAAATAGCTCATATCTCTGTTCGATGGTAGAATCGCCTTCTTCACACCACTCAAAGAATTGTTTGATTTCTTTAAGGGGCATACCTGTATTTTTTAAACATTCTATCATTTTTAAGCATTCAACATCTGTATCATCGAATATTCTTATATTACCACCTGTTCTGTTCACAAGTGGGAGAAGGCCTTCTTTGTCATAGTAGCGCAAAGCTGAGATAGATATATTTAACATCTTTGAAACATCACCAATTGAATAATTCATAAATTTCCTCCCATAATGCATCTAAAAGCAAATAGATTTATATGCTATTTTAAATTGTTATTTATTTTTTGATGCCAAGTATAAATAAAGTATTGACCTAAAGTTAGGTTTAGGTATTAGAATAAATATATCATAAGATATAAAAGGAACTTATGCAAGATTAAAAGATGCTTTTATTCTATGAATTATAGAAAAGAAAAGGAGAAAAGATATGAATATAGAGGAACTTGAAAAGGTATCTAATTTTTCACTTGGAGAAGAGAATACTGCTTATGCAAAATATTTTATCGGGAAAAGCTATTTAAGCCTTTTAAATGATAAGGAAGCTGTTATCTGTAATATTACATTTGAACCAGGATGTCGTAATAACTGGCATATTCATCACGGCAGCGGACAAATATTAATCTGTGTTGGTGGTCATGGCTGGTATCAAGAGTTTGGTAAAGAACCTCAACTTTTAAAGAGTGGTGATGTAGTCTATATAGCTCCAGAGATTAAGCATTGGCATGGTGCTGTAGCAGAGGAAGCTTTTGCACATCTAGCCTTATCTATTCCAGTAGAAGGTGGTTCTAACGAATGGTGTGAACCAGTGACAGATGAAGAGTATAAAAAATTAGGATAGTATGTGATAAGACAGGATGAAAATTCTATTATAAAGAAAGGAGATAAGTATGAAAAAGCAAACAGCAGGGAGAGATGCCCTTGGAACCTTCGCACCTAAATTTGCAGAATTAAATGATGATGTTTTATTTGGAGAGGTGTGGTCAAGAGAAGATAAGTTGTCACTTAGAGATAGAAGTCTAATTACAGTAACTGCACTAATGACAAAGGGGATTTTCGATAACTCTTTGAAATACCATATGGCAAATGCAAAAAATAATGGAGTAACAGCAGAAGAAATTGCTGAAGTTATTACACACTTAGCATTTTATGTTGGATGGCCTAATGCTTGGGCAGCATTTACACTAGCAAAGGAAGTTTGGGAGGATTAAATAGTAGTTAAGAGGCTAAATTTTAATTAGCTTAACATATGATTAGATTATATCAAGATGCTTTTATTAGGAGCTAATAAGCTTCAAGTGGCATTTTTACTATAAATATTTATATATTTAAATAGTTATATAGTTAAATATAAAAAAGTTTAACTATATAACTATTTTTATTTTTAGATGCTTAACTGTAAATAATTCTTATATGA comes from Clostridium sp. TW13 and encodes:
- a CDS encoding cyclophilin-like fold protein is translated as MKKIVFIFFTLVIMFTFAGCNNNIENNGHSSSEASGNSKNKSADEHNTVPIDNKKITPVDNEKNVTPVDNKKEAAQVEKMTTMNITVDNKIFTATIENNDTAKAFVKQLPLTVYMSDLYGNEKYNYLSSNLPGTSSCPGKINEGDLMLYGNNCLVLFYKTFNTSYSYVKLGHIDKTAGLAEAVGSGEVKVAFSVSK
- a CDS encoding glycosyl hydrolase, which produces MKKNLLKPLSLLLTFALVCSLLVFRSTPAKADSSLPIKVEAESCTLGNGATVTNNVYGTKYPGYSGDGFVWAANSGTVTLNVTVPKNGMYEVSTRCWMYLGNKGDTRLQVLSINGVAQGNFYIPNKGGWADYSFGYFYLQAGQTKIEIGSSGSWGFVLYDTVTFDYAKMPALKVDSAPCDVNATTETKNLKKYLTSVYGNHILSGQQEIYGGGNNGDAELEFNYIHDKTGKYPAIRGFDMMNYNPLYGWEDGTTNRIIQWVKQRGGIATSSWHINIPTDFANYKLGDKLDWKNCTYKPTSSFKASNCLDKSTKEYAYLMLAIDDLAKQLKTLQNANVPLLFRPFHEAEGNNNINGSGAWFWWGSSGAEVYKQLWQLLYTTLTEKYGIHNIIWEVNLYTYANSAQWYPGDKYVDIVGYDKYEGSPYTWKTSAATTAFLSLVNDTNDTKMVAMTENDVIPDIQNIVNQGAWWLYFCPWYGDFITSPTYNDSARLSAIYNSPYVITLDKLPTNLYGTVTKP
- a CDS encoding DUF6609 family protein, whose amino-acid sequence is MVTDKTALSKSIYPYPRQRVFGLFLIGVGITMIISIILGTDQYPNVWIFIVGYAMSMIGIMFNKKIRKRFSVGESTPLQEKASKFSMLFIAVVTPIIGMSLSGTGNYRLIWLLVLLAVGIHFIPFTLVHGKLALLLAILLIINSCIGLYLISISFAIFSIIDALIKLFIGIILFKLSPKKQSL
- a CDS encoding MerR family transcriptional regulator, with amino-acid sequence MNYSIGDVSKMLNISISALRYYDKEGLLPLVNRTGGNIRIFDDTDVECLKMIECLKNTGMPLKEIKQFFEWCEEGDSTIEQRYELFLHQKEQTKKQIAILQNALERINYKCEFYRIAKQKGTTEVPGLREELAMKFLHKEAEKDTDNL
- a CDS encoding cupin domain-containing protein is translated as MNIEELEKVSNFSLGEENTAYAKYFIGKSYLSLLNDKEAVICNITFEPGCRNNWHIHHGSGQILICVGGHGWYQEFGKEPQLLKSGDVVYIAPEIKHWHGAVAEEAFAHLALSIPVEGGSNEWCEPVTDEEYKKLG
- a CDS encoding carboxymuconolactone decarboxylase family protein; translated protein: MKKQTAGRDALGTFAPKFAELNDDVLFGEVWSREDKLSLRDRSLITVTALMTKGIFDNSLKYHMANAKNNGVTAEEIAEVITHLAFYVGWPNAWAAFTLAKEVWED